A portion of the Coregonus clupeaformis isolate EN_2021a unplaced genomic scaffold, ASM2061545v1 scaf0433, whole genome shotgun sequence genome contains these proteins:
- the LOC121562597 gene encoding collagen alpha-2(VI) chain — MKHVFLFLCCLAATLSQQPGRIDPHEDPKLHEGPGPHTHTHTETVVITYNWTHVDNHSTPKPPSPCDQVIECPIDLYFVMDSSESIALQQPPPGSLVKRVAEWTREFALRLREEVYNRQVKISWFMGGLHFSQTQELFSEITSRDKFVKNMDAIDWLKSYLGKGTYTDCALDKMTEEMQRHDLRGHNSVRFAVVVTDGHVTGAPCGGVKVSAERARDQRISLFSVAASKVVEEAGMGLIASSPAGVYRSDYMAVNVTDLKACHSPPCDSSTGKIVTSSINNIIKAMKYQAYLQCSKLQCLELPGPPGPKGNPGPKGVKGGVGLSGAKGTKGKQGDSGIEGPIGPAGHKGAIGLKGEKGEFGSGGTKGVSGEHGRDGTDGQKGKIGRIGTYGCKGDPGERGPDGYPGGAGDIGPPGDHGEKGDPGHNGKPGPAGPPGEAGLPSYPGSPGIPGSPGIKGKPGLNGGPGPKGQAGRPGDPGPKGLHGRAGPKGGEGEPGLQGKPGPHGDIGLKGSKGGPGLPGPRGHHGDNGPDGPMGAAGETGDPGQTGPHGDPGPKGDKGRDGFNYPGQRGETGVRGDKGHPGPLGSRGNCGSKGEAGKKGPNGEPGHPGQQGVDGRRGARGGPGAPGDPGPEGDPGLSDCDVMSYIRETCGCCDCEKRCGALDIVFVIDSSESVGLTNFTLEKNFVINTINRLGSMATHPHSETGTRVGVVQYSHNGTFEAIRLNDSNIDSIAAFKVAVKNLQWIAGGTWTPSALKFAYDHLIRDSRRTRAKVSVVVITDGRFDPRDDDSLLTYLCADPSVDVNAIGVGDMFGREGQHESLESIACQRHDRVTGMTRFADLVADNFIDRMETVLCPEPIIVCPDIPCVTEPAVAQCVDRPVDLVFLLDGSERLGHENFNQVRDFVQHLANRLTLAQNKNAGQGARMALLQYGGEEEHHLAFYLTHDLPSILEGLASMDYHDMSSSVVGPAISHTVDHVLLQLNVRQTRRNAELNFVFITDGVTGRKGLKEGVDAMRNNQAVSTVIAMGTDVEQEVLEKLALKDQHAIFKGTDFSELNKHSFLDRFLQWVC, encoded by the exons AAGTGATTGAGTGTCCCATTGACCTATACTTCGTGATGGACTCCTCTGAGAGCATCGCCCTGCAGCAGCCCCCTCCAGGAAGCCTGGTGAAGAGGGTGGCAGAGTGGACCAGGGAGTTTGCCCTGAGGCTCCGGGAGGAGGTGTACAACAGACAGGTGAAGATCAGCTGGTTTATGGGGGGACTCCACTTCTCCCAGACACAGGAGCTCTTCAGTGAGATCACCAGCAGAGATAAATTTGTCAAGAATATGGATGCTATCGACTGGTTAAAGTCTTACCTGGGCAAAG GTACCTACACTGACTGTGCCCTGGACAAGATGACCGAGGAGATGCAGCGCCACGATCTCCGGGGACACAACTCTGTCCGCTTCGCTGTGGTGGTCACTGACGGCCATGTGACTGGTGCCCCCTGTGGGGGGGTCAAGGTGTCTGCAGAACGGGCTAGAGACCAG CGCATCAGCTTGTTCTCAGTAGCTGCTTCCAAGGTGGTGGAGGAAGCAGGGATGGGGCTGATCGCTAGCTCTCCTGCAGGGGTCTACCGCTCCGACTACATGGCTGTCAATGTCACAG ACCTTAAAGCCTGTCACAGTCCACCATGTGACTCCTCCACTGGGAAAATAGTCACATCATCCATCAACAACATTATCAAAGCTATG AAATATCAAGCCTATCTGCAG TGTTCCAAACTCCAGTGTCTGGAGCTTCCAGGTCCCCCAGGTCCGAAGGGAAACCCAGGACCAAAG GGAGTGAAAGGAGGAGTTGGGCTTTCAGGCGCTAAAGGAACCAAAGGAAAACAG GGGGACTCTGGTATTGAAGGTCCGATTGGTCCCGCAGGTCACAAg GGTGCGATTGGTCTGAAAGGTGAAAAG GGTGAATTTGGATCAGGTGGAACCAAG GGAGTGTCAGGAGAACACGGCAGGGATGGGACAGATGGGCAGAAG GGTAAAATTGGTCGGATCGGAACTTATGGTTGTAAAGGAGATCCGGGTGAAAGG GGCCCAGATGGTTATCCGGGAGGTGCTGGTGATATAGGACCGCCCGGTGACCACGGAGAGAAG GGAGACCCTGGTCATAATGGCAAACCAGGTCCCGCTGGACCTCCTGGAGAAGCTGGACTACCG AGTTATCCAGGAAGCCCTGGAATTCCAGGCTCACCGGGAATAAAAGGAAAACCA GGACTCAACGGTGGACCGGGACCAAAAGGCCAAGCT GGGCGACCAGGAGACCCTGGACCTAAGGGACTTCATGGACGAGCTGGACCTAAAGGAGGAGAG GGTGAACCTGGTCTACAAGGGAAGCCAGGTCCTCATGGGGATATCGGCCTCAAAGGATCTAAG GGAGGTCCAGGGCTGCCAGGTCCAAGAGGACATCATGGAGATAATGGACCAGATGGACCGATG GGAGCTGCTGGAGAGACTGGCGATCCTGGACAGACTGGACCTCATGGAGATCCTGGACCAAAG GGTGACAAAGGAAGAGATGGGTTCAACTATCCTGGACAAAGAGGAGAAACG ggagTCAGAGGGGATAAAGGGCATCCAGGCCCTTTGGGAAGCAGAGGGAACTGTGGCAGCAAAGGAGAAGCTGGGAAGAAAGGACCAAATGGTGAACCG gGGCATCCAGGTCAACAGGGAgtggatgggaggagaggagccaGAGGAGGACCTGGGGCTCCT GGTGATCCTGGACCAGAGGGAGACCCTGGCCTTTCT GACTGTGATGTCATGAGCTACATCAGAGAGacatgtggttgttgtg actgtgagaagcggtgtggggcGCTGGACATCGTGTTTGTGATTGACAGCTCAGAGTCGGTGGGTCTGACCAACTTCACCCTGGAGAAGAACTTTGTCATCAACACCATCAACAGGCTGGGCTCCATGGCAACACACCCACATTCAGAGACGG GAACCAGGGTTGGCGTTGTGCAGTACAGTCACAACGGGACCTTCGAGGCCATCCGACTCAACGACTCCAACATAGACTCCATCGCTGCCTTCAAG GTGGCTGTGAAGAACCTCCAGTGGATAGCCGGGGGCACCTGGACTCCCTCCGCTCTGAAGTTCGCCTACGACCACCTGATCAGGGACAGCCGGCGGACCAGAGCCAAG GTGTCGGTCGTGGTCATCACGGACGGGCGCTTCGACCCGCGGGATGATGACTCTCTGCTGACCTACCTCTGTGCCGACCCCAGCGTGGACGTGAACGCCATCGGGGTCGGGGACATGTTCGGCCGGGAGGGACAGCATGAGAGCCTGGAGTCCATTGCGTGCCAGAGGCATGATCGCGTGACGGGGATGACGCGTTTCGCTGACCTTGTGGCGGATAACTTTATAGACAGGATGGAGACCGTGCTCTGCCCCG AACCCATTATTGTATGTCCTGACATTCCCTGCGTAACAG AACCAGCGGTGGCACAGTGTGTTGATCGACCTGTAGACCTGGTGTTCCTTCTGGACGGTTCTGAGCGTCTCGGTCATGAGAACTTCAACCAAGTCCGTGACTTCGTCCAGCACTTGGCGAACCGCTTGACGCTGGCGCAGAACAAGAACGCCGGCCAGGGAGCCCGCATGGCGCTGCTGCAGTACGGAGGAGAAGAGGAGCACCACCTGGCCTTTTATCTGACACACGACCTCCCGTCCATCCTAGAGGGCCTGGCCAGCATGGACTATCATGACATGTCTTCTTCTGTGGTGGGGCCGGCCATCTCACACACCGTAGACCACGTCTTGTTGCAGCTCAACGTCCGCCAGACCAGACGCAACGCCGAGCTCAACTTCGTCTTCATCACTGACGGCGTCACCGGGAGGAAGGGGCTGAAGGAGGGGGTCGACGCCATGCGAAACAACCAGGCAGTCTCCACGGTGATCGCCATGGGGACCGACGTGGAACAGGAAGTGTTGGAGAAGCTGGCCTTAAAGGACCAGCACGCCATCTTTAAAGGAACAGACTTCTCTGAGCTCAACAAGCACAGCTTCCTAGATCGGTTCCTTCAGTGGGTCTGTTAG